A genomic region of Sciurus carolinensis chromosome 7, mSciCar1.2, whole genome shotgun sequence contains the following coding sequences:
- the LOC124988380 gene encoding class I histocompatibility antigen, Gogo-B*0101 alpha chain-like: protein MGVMAPRTLLLLLSGALALTQTRAGSHSMWYFDTAVSRPGRGEPRFISVGYVDDTQFVRFDSDAATPRMEPRAPWMEKVGSEYWERNTQNVKGHAQTHRVNLDTLLRYYNQSEGGSHTIQTMYGCDVGPDGRLLRGYTQFAYDGADYIALNEDLRSWTAAVSAAQISQRKLEAAGVAEGHRAYLEGTCVEWLARYLENGKETLQRADPPKTQVTHHTSPEGHITLRCWALGFYPKEITLIWQRDGEDLTQDMELVETRPAGDGNFQKWAAVVVPAGEEQRYTCHVHHEGLPEPLALRWEPPTWSTITIVGIVAGIFAGILVTVAVFAFVLWKKKKNRGVKKGIYAPAACNDSAQGSDVSLTA, encoded by the exons ATGGGGGTGATGGCGCCGCGaacgctgctgctgctgctctcgGGGGCCCTGGCGCTGACCCAGACCAGGGCGG GCTCCCACTCCATGTGGTATTTCGACACCGCCGTGTCCCGGCCCGGCCGCGGGGAGCCCCGCTTCATCTCCGTGGGCTACGTGGACGACACGCAGTTCGTGCGCTTCGACAGCGACGCCGCGACGCCCAGGATGGAGCCGCGGGCGCCCTGGATGGAGAAGGTGGGGTCCGAGTATTGGGAACGGAACACGCAGAATGTCAAGGGCCACGCGCAGACTCACCGAGTGAACCTGGACACCCTGCTCCGCTACTACAACCAGAGCGAGGGCG GCTCTCACACCATCCAGACGATGTATGGCTGCGATGTGGGGCCAGACGGACGCCTCCTCCGCGGGTACACGCAGTTCGCCTACGATGGCGCGGATTACATCGCCCTGAACGAGGACCTGCGCTCCTGGACCGCGGCGGTCTCGGCGGCTCAGATCTCGCAGCGGAAGTTAGAGGCGGCCGGTGTCGCGGAGGGTCACAGGGCCTACCTGGAGGGGACCTGTGTGGAGTGGCTCGCCAGATACCTGGAGAACGGGAAGGAGACGCTGCAGCGCGCGG ACCCCCCAAAGACACAGGTGACTCACCACACTAGCCCTGAAGGACACATCACTCTGAGGTGCTGGGCCCTGGGCTTCTACCCTAAGGAGATCACCCTGATATGGCAACGAGATGGGGAGGACCTGACCCAGGACATGGAACTTGTGGAGACCAGGCCTGCAGGGGATGGAAACTTCCAGAAATGGGCAGCTGTGGTGGTGCCTGCTGGAGAGGAACAGAGATACACGTGCCATGTGCATCATGAGGGGCTGCCTGAGCCCCTGGCCCTGAGATGGG agCCACCCACTTGGTCCACCATCACCATTGTGGGAATTGTTGCTGGAATCTTTGCTGGAATCCTTGTCACTGTAGCTGTGTTCGCTTTTGTCTtgtggaagaagaagaaaaacagag GTGTAAAAAAAGGGATCTATGCACCAGCTGCCT GTAACGACAGTGCCCAGGGCTCTGATGTGTCTCTGACTGCTTAA